The segment CGGACAGCGGAACACCGCCGGTGGAAAGTGTGCCGCAGGAAAGCAAGCCATGAGCGGCACGGAATCCCCCCGCCTAACGGGGGCGGAAAAACTGACCCTGCTCCGCATAGCCCGTGACACCCTCACAGCGCGGCTCCAAGGCCGGGAGGCAGGCGATTTGGAGAGGTATCCGCTCACCCCGGCACTCCGTGACCGGCGCGGCGCGTTTGTCACCCTGCACGACGCGCGGGGGGGGCTGCGCGGGTGCATCGGCAGCATCCAGACAAACAAATCCCTGGCGGAGACTGTCCGGGCGAATGCCGTCAACGCCGGGTTTAATGATCCCCGGTTTGCGCCCCTGCGGCCGGCTGAACTGGAGGGGCTTCACATCGAAATCTCGGCCCTCTTCCCGGGAGAGACGGCCGGTTCCCCCTTTTTTCGCGTGAACAACCCCGAAGAAATCGTCATAGGCCGGGACGGGCTTTATCTGGAGCACGCCGTCTCCGGCCAGGGCGGGCTGCTTCTGCCCCAGGTGCCCGTCGAGCAGGGATGGGATGCCGCGTCGTTTCTGGAGCACCTGTGCATGAAGGCCGGGCTTCCTTCCGGTTCCTGGAAAAGCCCTGCCTGCCGTCTGTGGCGTTTCGGCGCCGAGGTTTTTTCTGAAGAAGAATAATGGCGTTGGCGGGACAACGGGCCTAGCCCGGATATCTCACCATAATTGAAACCCGGGCCGTCATTTTGTGGTCT is part of the Candidatus Hydrogenedentota bacterium genome and harbors:
- the amrA gene encoding AmmeMemoRadiSam system protein A; its protein translation is MSGTESPRLTGAEKLTLLRIARDTLTARLQGREAGDLERYPLTPALRDRRGAFVTLHDARGGLRGCIGSIQTNKSLAETVRANAVNAGFNDPRFAPLRPAELEGLHIEISALFPGETAGSPFFRVNNPEEIVIGRDGLYLEHAVSGQGGLLLPQVPVEQGWDAASFLEHLCMKAGLPSGSWKSPACRLWRFGAEVFSEEE